From a region of the Besnoitia besnoiti strain Bb-Ger1 chromosome I, whole genome shotgun sequence genome:
- a CDS encoding putative calmodulin (encoded by transcript BESB_004390) — protein MADQLTEEQIAEFKEAFSLFDKDGDGTITTKELGTVMRSLGQNPTEAELQDMINEVDADGNGTIDFPEFLTLMARKMKDTDTEEELIEAFKVFDRDGNGFISAAELRHVMTNLGEKLTDEEVDEMIREADVDGDGQINYEEFVKMMMAK, from the exons ATGGCGGACCAGCTTACTGAGGAACAAATTGCCGAGTTCAAGGAGGCGTTCAGCCTCTTTGACAAAGACGGCGATGGGA CCATCACGACTAAGGAACTCGGCACGGTCATGCGGTCGCTCGGTCAAAACCCGACAGAGGCAGAACTCCAGGATATGATCAATGAAGTCGACGCTGACGGAAATG GCACCATCGATTTCCCGGAGTTCCTTACTCTGATGGCGAGAAAGATGAAGGACACGGATACAGAGGAGGAGTTGATTGAGGCGTTCAAGGTTTTCGACCGTGATGGCAATGGCTTCATTAGCGCAGCCGAGTTGCGACACGTGATGACGAACCTGGGCGAGAAGCTCACAGATGAGGAAGTGGATGAGATGATCCGAGAAGCAGATGTGGACGGTGATGGCCAAATCAACTACGAGGAGTTTGTCAAAATGATGATGGCAAAATGA
- a CDS encoding hypothetical protein (encoded by transcript BESB_004400), whose protein sequence is MLGTPLILVLLFWRAAAAHGQRPEGANDDCRGRSSSPGSVLHYGISLELKSRVPDALLSSPLLSHSDSLCLSYQSFHSHHPSYFPTASIRYGHASPANTLHDDKTAYFEETEKDAFVLRDCEQYVLQGNLTLCGNLHVDGRLSVMPGVNGTAVFDSPTPYVLSRCLLHAVPRSGSLKLEGASLFVSGNVQIGGSLTATEVFLDSGAELLVGMRGTREALRATTTGQLPHSAERSSTPNSEGNFGPMSAGDVEEEVRKKRGKPINHLVFFRRTYEPMDRWVPSDQATLQAAGLAYADPNRKKPLSVEINCPLLDVFGVPATDDEAATRSTQWPLPLGPVGDVTVGKLVVSRSSQLIAFGNIRADASEIYGASRLNSVCGNYLSDTDSAGLIVRDASIVTLGGLNLSLFSNLYVRGGSYFSQTGPAQIAFDTQASAGDIYFASNLLTTSMILDNLSEAVVGGSLDAVRLVSLVEASELLVMGEFNSTALTLFDGSNARIAGRVFDANFVKLESNGFLHAAPTETAHIRSALKVAQSSTIVFDRVPLLLVEGMIEVTNSDLQVKQGGLVARSSIILNEAHLQVNGSLAATGRYFTGDEGFTQQELETEYPPTTELDEGDDPDVTDGMDIDRIDHETRPPRENSKEKSGKEGKTSPPPELEFISNSSERVDDADYHKREKAAPVVQHPAGGEEPASFSARRSMARELPDTGHQLKKHKRLDGQTRNQPTPPYPGKTELRSDNEVDEDPPLADGRAQPHAWSGAGFSTDGEDISLAEDMLSNLEETNSTRIRLPALAAVRSSILVGGQVYLNNTFTQLAARSKLTVFGKGGIRVSGGGSLQLFKGGLVEVRLGDVTVDSVLSLLVHSSLEVHRGSIYCEDLNVRTGSTLASANGDLTVSGGAEISDGAEVRVRHWMTVQRESLHVLNGSVLSAEAIGSAYGDIYCGAGSVIQSTSGEIIAQRHIIAQDRCKILARTYVLAKEGIISLENRGYVEAKDTVLAPDAGVRRTIESEIKMGRGHVNVQVMQVSPPDHLLFHPMYDSPVSPELAFDWQERQRASVNQQWIATLPNTRLGETTLSNELRRQAAARREKAFGEEWPAREQLQRPSLPPLSSESVVPGVESAEAYRPHAREGAEG, encoded by the exons ATGTTGGGAACCCCCTTAATCCTGGTTCTATTATTCtggagagccgcggctgcgcatgGGCAAAGACCGGAGGGAGCCAACGACGACTGTCGCG GGCGCAGTTCCTCGCCTGGAAGCGTTCTCCACTACGGAATCAGCTTGGAGCTCAAATCACGAGTCCCGGATGCTCTTTTGAGCTCTCCCCTTCTATCACATTCGGATTCATTGTGTCTCAGCTATCAATCTTTCCACAGTCACCACCCGTCGTACTTCCCCACAGCATCTATTCG GTATGGCCACGCGTCCCCAGCAAATACCTTACATGACGACAAAACTGCCTACTTTGAAGAGACTGAGAAAGACGCGTTTGTTCTAAGAGACTGCGAGCAGTACGTCCTGCAGGGTAATTTGACTCTCTGCGGGAACCTACATGTAGACGGTCGCCTCAGTGTGATGCCTG GAGTAAACGGCACGGCCGTGTTCGACTCGCCAACTCCTTACGTGCTCAGTCGGTGCCTACTACACGCTGTGCCCCGTTCGGGCTCGCTCAAGCTCGAGGGAGCGTCGCTCTTCGTTTCAGGAAACGTTCAGATTGGGGGATCTTTAACAGCCACTGAAGTGTTTTTGGATTCGGGGGCGGAGCTGCTCGTGGGAATGCGGGGTACACGGGAGGCTctgcgagcgacgacgactgGCCAGCTCCCTCACAGTGCGGAACGTTCTTCTACACCCAACTCGGAGGGCAATTTCGGTCCCATGTCTGCCGGAGATGTTGAAGAGGAGGTTCGCAAGAAGCGGGGCAAGCCCATCAACCATCTTGTCTTTTTCAGGCGCACATACGAACCTATGGACAGATGGGTACCAAGTGATCAGGCCACACTCCAGGCGGCGGGCCTGGCGTATGCAGATCCAAACCGGAAGAAGCCACTCTCTGTTGAAATTAATTGCCCATTATTGGACGTATTTGGTGTTCCGGCCACAGATGATGAAGCGGCCACAAGGTCGACGCAATGGCCCCTGCCGCTAGGGCCGGTTGGGGACGTCACTGTTGGCAAGCTCGTCGTTTCTCGATCCTCACAACTGATCGCCTTTGGAAATATTCGTGCGGATGCATCAGAGATCTATGGTGCATCACGGCTGAACTCGGTCTGCGGCAATTACTTGTCAGATACCGACTCAGCCGGTCTGATCGTGAGGGACGCGTCTATTGTCACGCTGGGAGGCCTGAACCTAAGTCTCTTCAGTAACTTGTATGTTCGAGGAGGCTCCTACTTCTCTCAAACAGGCCCTGCGCAGATCGCGTTCGACACACAGG CTTCGGCCGGCGACATCTACTTTGCAAGCAATCTACTGACGACATCGATGATCCTGGACAATCTATCCGAAGCAGTAGTTGGTGGCTCCCTCGACGCGGTCCGTTTGGTGTCACTTGTAGAGGCCTCAGAGCTTCTCGTAATGGGAGAGTTCAATTCAACAGCGCTGACTCTATTTGATGGCTCCAATGCTAGAATTGCTGGCAGAGTGTTTGACGCCAATTTCGTAAAGCTCGAATCAAATGGGTTTCTCCACGCGGCTCCGACAGAGACTGCCCATATACGAAGCGCACTGAAAGTTGCTCAGAGCAGCACGATTGTTTTCGATCGCGTGCCGCTGCTTCTAGTCGAAGGAATGATAGAAGTCACTAATTCCGATTTGCAGGTAAAACAGGGAGGACTTGTTGCTAGAAGTAGCATCATTCTAAATGAGGCACACTTGCAGGTCAATGGCAGCCTCGCAGCCACAGGGAGATACTTCACAGGGGACGAAGGGTTCACTCAACAGGAGCTCGAAACGGAGTACCCACCTACGACTGAACTGGACGAGGGCGATGATCCTGACGTGACTGACGGGATGGATATCGACCGAATCGATCACGAAACTCGTCCCCCAAGGGAGAACAGTAAAGAGAAGAGTGGCAAGGAAGGAAAGACTTCGCCACCGCCCGAGTTAGAGTTTATTTCAAACAGTAGTGAGCGTGTTGACGATGCGGACTATCATAAACGAGAGAAAGCCGCTCCTGTTGTCCAACATCCAGCGGGCGGTGAAGAGCCAGCCAGCTTCAGTGCGAGGCGCTCTATGGCGCGTGAACTCCCTGACACAGGACATCAGCTCAAGAAGCACAAGCGGCTAGATGGACAGACTAGAAACCAACCGACACCTCCATATCCGGGGAAGACGGAACTTCGAAGCGACAATGAAGTTGATGAGGACCCACCGCTTGCCGACGGTCGCGCGCAGCCCCACGCGTGGAGCGGAGCCGGGTTCAGCACGGATGGTGAAGATATATCGCTTGCGGAAGATATGCTTAGCAATCTGGAAGAGACGAATTCGACTCGTATTCGACTTCCGGCCCTGGCAGCTGTGCGGTCGTCCATTCTAGTCGGGGGGCAAGTGTACCTCAACAACACTTTTACGCAGCTGGCCGCCAGGTCAAAGCTGACTGTTTTTGGAAAAGGAGGGATTCGTGTTTCCGGTGGAGGCAGTCTTCAACTCTTTAAAGGCGGACTGGTTGAAGTGAGACTTGGCGATGTAACAGTGGATAgtgtcctctctcttctcgtaCACAGCAGTCTCGAGGTTCACAGAG GTAGCATCTACTGTGAGGATCTTAACGTCAGGACGGGAAGCACTCTTGCCAGCGCTAATGGGGATCTAACGGTCAGCGGAGGAGCAGAGATAAGCGATGGAGCGGAAGTCAGGGTGCGTCACTGGATGACGGTTCAGAGGGAGAGCCTGCACGTGCTGAACGGCTCAGTCCTCTCGGCAGAGG CAATTGGATCTGCGTACGGCGATATTTACTGTGGCGCTGGCTCTGTTATCCAGTCAACAAGCGGAGAGATAATCGCACAGCGGCATATCATTGCACAAGACAGATGCAAAATTCTAGCAAGAACGTACGTTCTTGCGAAAGAG GGAATAATCTCGTTGGAGAACCGTGGATACGTGGAAGCCAAAGACACTGTGCTCGCACCTGATGCGGGTGTGCGGAGAACAATCGAGTCTGAGATCAAGATGGGGCGAGGCCACGTTAACGTACAA GTCATGCAAGTGTCGCCTCCCGATCATCTCCTCTTTCATCCCATGTATGACAGTCCCGTGAGCCCGGAGCTGGCCTTCGACTGGCaggagcgccagcgagcaTCTGTGAATCAGCAGTGGATTGCCACGCTGCCAAATACCAGGCTGGGCGAAACAACGTTATCCAATGAACTGCGCCgacaggctgcggcgcgccgcgaaaaaGCGTTTGGGGAAGAATGGCCAGCTCGGGAACAGCTGCAAAGACCCAGTCTACCTCCCTTGTCCTCCGAATCTGTCGTCCCCGGGGTTGAGTCTGCTGAGGCATACCGCCCGCATGCCCGAGAAGGAGCAGAGGGCTAG
- a CDS encoding putative cell-cycle-associated protein kinase CDK (encoded by transcript BESB_004370) has protein sequence MARTEPSLEAPGVSSPPSLLLSRLLRRLLLPLFASPVALAASAPAAAAPAPSPAGHNEAQVSASSSASSAASSGFLTEPRRRRILAELARRYAAPPLLDLAGGGQSGADRDLSCALRLTCETRVLEAAEKREEAPAEGEEGGKEEARRLRATLSAPLSVRALLAVFDAHLGEIQGEIEARTKTRQGLSLRPAAHAEIPESQNEPDALPPVPVDASMETQASPLGSARLKREEGDALPKQEAPELRQTREEDELLQDEAALLFLRRRCLQWIGLWRVAAHTFSPSGRRGLRQLLLRESRRSAAKRPRRRGASPSADGEGLWTGAHRAAAALRAESGDADGEEKEEGEEAENCAAKASVGSRSGREGAGTKEKRGKAKTFFVMPIGGQSARQVVKVQQVGQGAYGDVWLAEDIKNRRRVAMKKMKLMAPPPLPNANQNPPPPPQSLANLRRPSSSAAPKADEKVRAEKTREEKTAGDKGLGGVAAVAAACQQMNNAGEEREGFPRTAIREISLLNELSDSKHIVELLAVVHSKPRLNDRHHRGAVWMVFEYLPFDLLGFLDAIRDTKERREKYTRPQTWLSIGEIKGILLQLFTALHHCHRRNVVHRDLKSANLLMDAEGTVKLADFGLARKFTKFPVLTNRVITLWYRPPELLLGAESYDGSIDMWSAGCIMAELVCGMPLFAADREAALLRQIVEKVGPPSEADLASLKALCPQHFRQQAGREERDPLFDGTGSDRSLDIQRLFKYRNQVGDEGWDLLRQLLAWDPTKRITARAALQHRWFATHPLPKRVEKRANLNAAHSYVSKYAQRRGGRDPRQQSAAKKGGKEGSSSAGDEVRCERVSVGEARLAAWGRSVEWRAARLETLRRLYRERQQEDGLASPQLGPSAAAAPAAEGRGAASLSAAAEPVLSALLHPRAASALSASLHSSDSLASSRSSLPLVSSATPPCASLPTAAEAFPRRDGVLRPSGSREATGASERDAELLLPRRTEGPREKDKCDRAARGARSPLSLSRFSPARWKDRRDAGEPKKEKRPYSREGESEARRDDDGGRESDRRGASSLRSRPSPSRFASPAREAEFQLSAWRGGEERRRSPRPRRGGDSFAEEALSAHDEHRGRHAYSQEGARRRDDSPGIFAHSCALPAPHGKESGARMRFREPSPAEEAAAAARLSPSGSVSDMTNSSDDERTRAARRPAAAGAGQAVGLQRDCDGSRGGRRRHSGEASAGAAASPSASPPERTQRSAFGLRGYRENEEKRRSWGGKRGREASAQTSPAHPRPPPADAKRPRQDERERGDSEARGRDSDVGRNAELAAGGLSPGSFSSFLSSPAVELPRGADEDGRGRGGCEAGEGRSRGDSLSVAKKQEERRRKAFDLFKRTAFQGAGGVEPTRNASGESETQCADERGGASEVPTKGTGSASSRPAPGPEVTGEPEEEAVRTGYANEAEEGLAARRHAADRGAPGGGSAGGAARSCRHEARGGETSLPAGGERASSVTTEEQRRFFLPSVQSSLSSPGAPGEGAGGYRPADEDDARDRKRRREKGDARAAEGHRRACRGKDPERDSAARDAARQRRREREREAERSDAGRREDGGRAGCQEAGGAGASSRHRADRDGFPEDRRWSEKDGDFRTRSSSRSVSPFSLLHHDGARRGGSDLERKHSRPPSWGMPAGAKEDARLLPAYLSPALYPPAFADARACEDEERRREGEREAGSREGLSGGGGYASRYRGRGDDGAFASSFSSHLARDRHARRDREEAENDRDARARRKKSEAAAGYYGSYASHASDSGASRGREEKREARRGRERGDGPREDEEERRGDRERDNEQQHGGSGKAGGGEDDPRGRRRVLAESFERKPDARASLKLRSSDATFASSAEPSGRDLHAAGASRPAPASGAATECACGLRQTAGEEEHRSGRAGTLQATGGEPPRASTRGRTAEASRAGETKDERRKFSRASGAVGKGKATASMRESDEEQKTVAETTRADPAPGVAMASQVCLPAGARVWGERRGREEVKRSERSGARRRRRGREARGDEQLEGVCCGGRASRESL, from the exons ATGGCGCGGACAGAGCCCTCCCTGGAGGCGccaggcgtctcctcgcctccctcgcttcttctctcgcgcctcctgcggcggctgttgcttccgctcttcgcctcgcctgtggcgcttgcggcttctgcgcccgctgccgcggcgcccgcgccttcgccggcgggTCACAACGAGGCGCAGgtctccgcttcgtcctctgcttcctccgcggcctcctctggATTCCTtacagagccgcggcggcgcaggatcCTCGCTGAGCTCGCTCGGCGGtacgccgcgcctccgcttctcgacctcgcgggcggcggtcAGTCGGGCGCTGACAGAGACCTCTCTTGCGCGCTCAGGCTGACCTGCGAGACGCGCGTTCTGGAGGCGGCTGaaaagcgcgaggaggcgcctgcagaaggcgaggagggcggcaaagaagaggcgcggcgactgcgcgcgacgctctccgcgccgctctcagtccgcgcgctgctcgcggtcTTCGACGCGCATCTGGGCGAGATTCAGGGGGAGATCGAGGCGCGCACAAAGACCCGACagggcctctctctccgccccgcggcgcatgcagagatcCCCGAGAGCCAGAACGAGCCCGATGCGTTGCCGCCGGTGCCTGTGGACGCCTCCatggagacgcaggcgtctcctctggggtcggcgcgcctcaagcgcgaagaaggcgacgcgctccCAAAGCAAGAGGCGCCAGAGTTGCGCCagacgcgagaagaagacgagttGCTTCAGGATGAAGCGGCGCTGCTGTTCCTCCGGAGGCGGTGCCTGCAGTGGATAGGTCTCtggcgcgtggctgcgcacaccttctctccctccggCCGAAGAGGCCTCAGGCAGCTGCTCCTGCGCGAGAGCAGAAGATCCGCCGCCAagaggcctcgcaggcgaggcgcctcgccctccgctgaCGGCGAGGGACTCTGGACTGGCGCCcaccgcgctgccgccgcgctgcgcgcggagagcggagacgcagacggcgaggagaaggaggaaggagaagaggcggagaactgcgcggcgaaggcgagtgTGGGGTCGCGGAGCggtcgcgaaggcgcaggcacTAAAGAGAAACGCGGAAAGGCGAAGACGTTTTTCGTGATGCCGATTGGGGGACAGAGCGCCAGACAag tcGTGAAGGTGCAGCAAGTGGGCCAAGGCGCCTACGGCGACGTGTGGCTCGCGGAGGACATCAAGAAtcgccggcgcgtggcgatgaagaagatgaagctgatggcgcctccgccgcttccgaATGCGAACCAGaatccgccgccgcctccgcagagtcTCGCGAACCTGAggcggccttcctcctctgcggcgccgaaggcagacgagaaggtgcgcgcggagaagacgcgtgAGGAGAAGACCGCGGGCGATAAGGGCCTGGGGGGCGTTGCAGCGGTCGCGGCAGCGTGCCAGCAGATGAACAACGCGGGCGAAGAACGCGAAGGCTTTCCACGCACAGCGATTCGCGAAATCTCCCTTCTCAACGAGCTCTCAG atAGCAAACACATCGTCGAGCTCCTGGCGGTCGTTCACTCCAAAC CACGGCTGAACGACCGACACCACCGCGGCGCAGTCTGGATGGTCTTCGAGTACCTCCCATTCGACTTGCTGGGATTTCTAGACGCCATTCGAGACACCAAggaacgcagagaaaagtACACGCGGCCGCAAACT TGGCTGTCGATAGGAGAAATTAAAGGCATCCTTCTGCAGCTGTTCACGGCGCTGCATCACTGTCACCGGAGGAACGTCGTTCACCGCGATTTGAAGA GCGCGAATTTGCTGATGGACGCAGAAGGAACAGTCAAGCTCGCGGACTTTGGTCTCGCGCGCAAATTCACGAAATTC CCTGTGCTCACGAATCGCGTGATTACCCTCTGGTACCGCCCGCCagagctcctcctcggcgcggagTCCTACGACGGCAGCATCGACATGTGGAGCGCCGGCTGCATCATGGCGGAGCTCGTCTGTGGCAtgcctctcttcgccgcagaccgcgaagccgcgctaCTCAGGCAAATCGTCGAG AAAGTCGGGCCGCCGTCGGAGGCAGATTTGGCGAGTCTGAAGGCGCTGTGCCCCCAGCACTTCCGCCAGCAAGCCGGCCGAGAAGAACGCGATCCTCTGTTCGATGGAACTGGCAGCGATCGCTCGCTGGACATCCAGCGACTCTTCAAGTACCGAAATCA AGTCGGCGATGAAGGTTGGGATCTTCTGCGCCAGCTGCTTGCGTGGGACCCGA CGAAAAGAATTacggcgcgagctgcgcttcAGCACCGTTGGTTCGCCACGCACCCGCTTCCAAAGAG AGTCGAGAAACGCGCGAATCTGAACGCGGCGCACAGCTACGTTTCGAAgtacgcgcagcgccgcggcggtcgtgATCCCCGCCagcagagcgcggcgaagaagggaggAAAAGAAGGCTCTTCGTCCGCGGGCGATGAAGTCCGGTGCGA acgcgtttcggtcggcgaggcgcggctggcAGCCTGGGGGAGGAGTGTCGAGTGGAGAGCTGCGAGACTCGAAA ctctgcgccgcctgtaCCGCGAACGTCAGCAGGAGGACgggctcgcgtcgcctcaaTTGGggccgagcgcggcggctgcgcctgcggcggagggcagaggcgcggcgtcgttgagtgcggcggcggagcctgtGCTGTCGGCGTTGCTCcatccgcgcgcggcttcggcgctgtctgcttcgcttcACTCTAGcgactcgctcgcctcttcgcgctcgtcgctgccgctcgtgagctctgcgacgcctccctgcgcgagtctgccgacggctgcggaggcctttccgcggagagacggagTCCTGCGCCCGtccggcagcagagaggctaccggcgcgagcgagcgagacgcggagcTCCTCCTACCACGCAGGACAGAAGGCCCGCGCGAGAAAGACAAATGCgacagggcggcgcgcggcgcgcggtcgccgctgtcgctctcgcgcttctcgcctgcgaggTGGAAagaccgcagagacgccggagAGCCCAAAAAGGAGAAGCGACCGT ATTctcgagaaggcgagagcgaggcgcggcgggacgacgacggcgggagagagagcgaccgccgcggcgccagcagcttGCGCAGTCgtccgtcgccgtcgcgtttcgcgtcgcctgcgcgcgaagcggagTTCCAGTTgagcgcgtggcgcggcggtgaagagcggcgacgcagcccgcgcccgcggcgaggaggagacagttTCGCGGAGGAAGCCTTGTCCGCGCACGACGAGCACCGCGGCAGGCACGCATACAGTcaggaaggcgcgaggcgcagagacgatTCCCCAGGGATCTTTGCTCACAGCtgcgcgctgcccgcgccccATGGcaaggagagcggcgcgcgcatgcgctttCGAGAGCCGAGtcccgcagaggaggcggccgccgccgcgcgcctctcgccctcgggGTCGGTCAGCGACATGACCaacagcagcgacgacgagcggaCGCGGGCCGCACGgaggcctgccgccgccggcgcaggccagGCGGTAGGGCTTCAGCGGGACTGCGACGGCTcgagaggcggccgcaggcgccacagcggcgaggcgagtgCAGGGGCGGCAGCTtctccgtctgcgtcgccgccggagcgCACGCAAAGGAGCGCCttcggcctgcgcggctaccgcgagaacgaggaaaagagaaggagctggggggggaagcggggtcgcgaggcctccgcgcagaCCTCTCCGGCgcacccccgcccccccccggccGACGCCAAGCGACCCCGGCAGGatgagagggagagaggagattctgaggcgagagggagagacagtGACGTGGGCAGGAACGCCgagctcgccgcaggcggcctgtctcctggctcgttctcctctttcctctcgtcgccggcggtgGAGCTCCCGAGAGGAGCCGACGAagacgggcgcgggcgcggggggtgCGAGGCCGGTGAAGGCAGATCGCGTGGCGACAGTCTCTCGGTTGCGAAGAAACAAGAAGAGCGCAGACGAAAGGCCTTCGATCTCTTCAAAAGGACCGCGTTccaaggcgccggcggggtgGAGCCGACGCGAAATGCCTCTGGCGAGTCTGAAACTCAGTGCGCGGACGAGCGCGGCGGTGCAAGCGAAGTCCCCACAAAGGGGACTGGaagcgcctcttctcgccctgcgccgggGCCAGAAGTCACCGGAGagccggaggaggaggccgtgCGAACTGGCTACGCGAatgaggcagaggagggcctcgcggcgaggagacacgcggctGACCGCGGTGCGCCCGGCGGGGGGTCCGCAGGtggggcggcgaggagctgtcgccacgaggcgcgaggcggagagactTCTCTGCCGGCGGGGGGCGAGCGGGCGTCTTCGGTCACGACCGAAGAGCAGAGGCGTTTCTTCCTGCCCTCGGTACAAAGCAGCCTCTCGAGccccggcgcgccgggggAGGGAGCTGGCGGGTACCGGCCAgcggacgaggacgacgcgcgagacagaaagagaagaagggagaaaggcgacgcgcgcgcggcagaggggcatcgccgcgcctgccgcgggaAGGATCCCGagcgcgactccgccgcccgcgacgccgcgcgccagaggagacgagagagagagcgggaggctgagcgcagcgacgcagggaggcgagaggacggCGGACGTGCGGGCTGTCaggaggcgggcggggcgggcgcgagttCGCGGCACCGCGCCGACCGGGACGGGTTTCCAGAGGATCGGCGGTGGTCAGAAAAGGACGGCGATTTCCGCACCCGTTCTTCTTCGAGGTCcgtgtctcctttctctctcctgcaCCAcgacggcgctcgccgcggcgggagcgACCTCGAGCGAAAACACAGCCGTCCGCCGTCCTGGGGCATGCCGGCGGGCGCcaaagaggacgcgcgcctcttgcCTGCGTACCTCTCGCCTGCTCTTTATCCGCCGGCGTtcgccgacgcgcgggcttgcgaggacgaggagaggcggcgcgagggcgagcgcgaggcgggcagccgcgaaggcttgagcggcggcgggggctaCGCCTCCAGGtaccgcgggcgcggcgacgatggcgcgttcgcgtcgtccttctcctcgcatCTCGCGAGAGaccgccacgcgcgccgcgaccgcgaggaggcggagaacgaccgcgacgcacgcgcgagaaggaaaaagagcgaggcggcggcggggtaCTACGGGAGCTACGCATCCCACGCCTCCGACAGCGGAGCCTccagagggcgagaagagaaacgcgaggcgcggcgcggccgcgaacgGGGGGACGGACcccgcgaggacgaggaggagcggagaggcgatcgagagagagacaacgaGCAGCAGCACGGGGGGAGTGGGAAGGCCGGGGGTGGTGAGGACGACCCGAGGGGCAGGCGCCGGGTCCTGGCGGAGAGCTTTGAGCGAAagcccgacgcgcgcgcgagcctcaAACTGCGGTCGAGTGACGCGACTTTCGCCTCCAGTGCCGAGCCCTCCGGCA GAGACTTacacgcggcgggcgcttcgcggcctgcgccggcctcaggcgccgcaACTGAGTGCGCTTGCGGACTGCGGCAGACTGCTGGGGAGGAGGAGCatcgcagcgggcgcgcgggaacgctgcaggcgacgggcggcgagcccccgcgggcctccacGCGCGGTCGGACCGCAGAGGCCAGCCGGGCGGGGGAGACAAAGGACGAAAGAAGAAAGTtttcgcgcgcgagcggcgccgtaGGGAAGggcaaggcgacggcgagtatgagagagagcgacgaagaacAAAAGACGgtcgcagagacgacgcgcgcagaccCGGCGCCAGGCGTGGCGATGGCAAGTCAGGTGTGTCTCCCCGCGGGGGCGCGAGTGTggggagagcggagagggagagaggaagtgaaaagaagcgagaggagtggagctcggcgacggcgcagagggcgagaggcacgcggagacgagcaGCTTGAAGGAGTCTGCTGCGGTGGGCGCGCAAGCAGGGAGAGCCTGTGA
- a CDS encoding ribosomal protein RPL35A (encoded by transcript BESB_004380) translates to MKKSGTKQPVRLYVRGIVLGYKRSKINQYPSCSLLQLEGVNDRKDTQFYLGKRVAYVYRAKTEKQGSKYRVIWGRIRRPHGNTGVVRAKFTSNLPPTAIAGRVRVFLYPSNI, encoded by the exons ATGAAGAAGTCAGGAACCAAGCAGCCCGTGAGGCTGTATGTGCGGGGGATTGTGCTCGGATATAAAAG ATCCAAGATCAACCAGTATCCGTCATGCTCTCTCCTGCAGTTGGAGGGCGTCAATGACCGCAAAGACACCCAGTTCTACCTTGGCAAGCGCGTCGCGTACGTCTATAGAGCCAAGACGGAGAAGCAGGGCTCCAAGTACCGA GTCATTTGGGGACGCATCCGCCGCCCGCACGGTAACACTGGCGTAGTGCGCGCGAAGTTCACCAGTAACCTGCCTCCGACCGCCATCGCTggccgcgtgcgtgtgtTCCTGTATCCCTCCAACATTTGA